The Pan paniscus chromosome 1, NHGRI_mPanPan1-v2.0_pri, whole genome shotgun sequence genome has a segment encoding these proteins:
- the NHSL3 gene encoding NHS-like protein 3 isoform X3 produces MVVFVGRRLPALLGLFKKKGSAKAENDKRLSVGPGQGPGSAVNEHQDNVFFPSGRPPHLEELHTQAQEGLRSLQHQEKQKLNKGGWDHGDTQSIQSSRTGPDEDNISFCSQTTSYVAESSTAEDALSIRSEMIQRKGSTFRPHDSFPKSGKSGRRRRERRSTVLGLPQHVQKELGLRNEREAPGTPRAPGARDAVRIPTVDGRPRGTSGMGARVSLQALEAEAEAGAETEAMLQRHIDRVYRDDTFVGRSTGTRAPPLTRPMSLAVPGLTGGAGPAEPLSPAMSISPQATYLSKLIPHAVLPPTVDVVALGRCSLRTLSRCSLHSASPASVRSLGRFSSVSSPQPRSRHPSSSSDTWSHSQSSDTIVSDGSTLSSKGGSEGQPESSTASNSMVPRPQGGSGRGSPSGGSTAEASDTLSIRSSGQLSGRSVSLRKLKRPPPPPRRTHSLHQRGLAVPDGPLGLPPKPERKQQPQLPRPPTTGGSEGAGAAPCPPNPANSWVPGLSPGGSRRPPRSPERTLSPSSGYSSQSGTPTLPPKGLAGPPASPGKAQPPKPERVTSLRSPGASVSSSLTSLCSSSSDPAPSDRCGPQILTPLGDRFVIPPHPKVPAPFSPPPSKPRSPNPAAPALAAPAVVPGPVSTTDASPQSPPTPQTTLTPLQESPVISKDQSPPPSPPPSYHPPPPPTKKPEVVVEAPSASETAEEPLQDPNWPPPPPPAPEEQDLSMADFPPPEEAFFSVASPEPAGPSGSPELVSSPAASSSSATALQIQPPGSPDPPPAPPAPAHASSAPGHVAKLPQKEPVGCSKGGGPPREDVGAPLVTPSLLQMVRLRSVGAPGGAPTPALGPSAPQKPLRRALSGRASPVPAPSSGLHAAVRLKACSLAASEGLSSAQPNGPPEAEPRPPQSPASTASFIFSKGTRKLQLERPVSPETQADLQRNLVAELRSISEQRPPQAPKKSPKAPPPVARKPSVGVPPPASPSYPRAEPLTAPPTNGLPHTQDRTKRELAENGGVLQLVGPEEKMGLPGSDSQKELA; encoded by the exons ATGGTGGTGTTCGTTGGCCGCCGCCTCCCGGCGCTCCTAGGGCTGTTTAAGAAGAAGG GCTCTGCCAAGGCTGAGAATGACAAACGTCTAAGTGTAGGGCCTGGCCAGGGGCCAGGGTCTGCAGTGAATGAGCACCAGGACAACGTCTTCTTTCCCAGTGGGCGACCCCCCCACCTGGAAGAGCTGCACACTCAGGCCCAGGAGGGGCTCCGCTCCCTACAACACCAAG agaaacagaaactgaACAAGGGCGGCTGGGACCATGGAGACACCCAGAGTATCCAG TCCTCCCGGACGGGGCCGGATGAAGACAACATCTCCTTCTGCAGTCAGACCACATCCTACGTGGCTGAGAGCTCCACAGCAGAGGACGCGCTCTCCATCCGCTCGGAGATGATCCAGCGCAAAG GCTCCACCTTCCGACCCCATGACTCATTTCCCAAATCTGGAAAGTCAGGGCGGCGTCGGCGGGAGCGGCGGAGCACTGTGCTGGGACTCCCGCAGCATGTGCAGAAGGAGCTTG GCCTGCGGAATGAGCGTGAGGCACCAGGCACGCCTCGGGCTCCTGGTGCACGGGATGCTGTACGCATCCCCACAGTGGACGGCCGCCCCCGAGGCACCTCAGGGATGGGGGCCCGGGTGTCCCTGCAGGCGctggaggcggaggcggaggctggcGCTGAGACAGAGGCCATGCTGCAGCGCCACATTGACCGTGTCTACCGGGATGACACCTTTGTTGGCCGTTCCACGGGCACCCGGGCCCCACCATTGACCCGGCCCATGTCCCTAGCAGTGCCTGGACTGACAGGAGGGGCAGGGCCTGCAGAGCCCCTGAGCCCGGCCATGTCCATCTCCCCCCAGGCCACCTACCTGTCGAAGTTGATTCCACATGCTGTGCTGCCGCCTACAGTGGACGTGGTGGCCCTAGGCCGCTGCAGCCTGCGCACACTAAGCCGCTGCAGCCTGCACTCGGCCAGCCCAGCCTCCGTCCGCTCGCTGGGGCGCTTCTCCTCCGTCTCCAGCCCACAGCCCCGCAGCCGCCACCCATCCTCCTCCAGTGACACCTGGAGCCACTCTCAATCCTCCGACACCATTGTGTCTGACGGTTCCACCCTCTCCTCTAAGGGTGGCTCTGAGGGCCAGCCGGAGAGCTCTACGGCTAGCAATAGCATGGTACCCCGTCCCCAGGGAGGCAGTGGGAGGGGCTCTCCCAGTGGGGGCAGCACTGCTGAGGCCTCAGACACACTCAGCATTCGGAGCAGTGGGCAGTTGTCTGGCCGGAGTGTGTCCCTGCGTAAGCTGAAGCGGCCTCCACCCCCTCCCCGCCGGACCCACTCCCTCCATCAGCGGGGCTTAGCAGTGCCTGATGGGCCGTTAGGGTTGCCCCCTAAGCCTGAGCGTAAGCAGCAGCCCCAGCTGCCTCGGCCACCCACCACTGGTGGCTCAGAAGGGGCGGGGGCAGCACCCTGTCCACCCAACCCAGCCAACAGCTGGGTACCTGGCTTGTCTCCGGGTGGTTCCCGGCGCCCCCCACGGTCCCCAGAACGGACACTTTCGCCATCCAGTGGATACTCGAGCCAAAGTGGtactcccaccctccctcccaagGGCCTGGCAGGTCCCCCTGCTTCCCCAGGCAAGGCCCAGCCCCCTAAACCAGAGCGTGTCACGTCCCTTCGCTCCCCTGGGGCCTCCGTCTCCTCTTCCCTCACGTCTTTATGTTCCTCCTCCTCTGACCCAGCCCCCTCAGACCGCTGTGGGCCACAGATATTGACCCCCCTGGGTGACAGGTTTGTCATACCTCCTCACCCCAAGGTGCCTGcccccttctccccacctccctccaagcCCAGGAGCCCTAACCCAGCTGCCCCTGCTCTAGCCGCCCCTGCTGTGGTTCCTGGGCCTGTTTCTACCACTGACGCCAGTCCTCAGTCCCCTCCCACTCCCCAGACAACCTTGACTCCACTGCAGGAGTCTCCTGTCATCTCCAAAGACCAGTCAcccccaccttccccacccccatcttatcatccacccccaccacccactAAGAAGCCAGAGGTGGTTGTGGAGGCACCATCTGCCTCAGAGACTGCTGAGGAGCCCCTCCAAGATCCCAACTGGCCCCCTCCTCCGCCCCCTGCCCCTGAGGAGCAGGACCTGTCCATGGCTGACTTCCCCCCACCAGAGGAGGCTTTTTTCTCTGTGGCCAGTCCTGAGCCTGCAGGCCCTTCAGGCTCCCCAGAGCTTGTCAGCTCCCCGGCTGCTTCGTCCTCCTCAGCTACTGCTTTGCAGATTCAGCCCCCGGGTAGCCCAGACCCTCCTCCAGCTCCGCCAGCCCCAGCTCATGCTAGTTCCGCCCCAGGGCATGTGGCCAAGCTCCCTCAGAAGGAACCGGTGGGCTGTAGCAAGGGCGGTGGGCCTCCCAGGGAGGACGTAGGTGCGCCCCTGGTCACGCCCTCGCTCCTGCAGATGGTGCGGCTGCGCTCCGTGGGTGCTCCAGGAGGGGCTCCCACCCCAGCACTGGGGCCATCGGCCCCCCAGAAACCACTGCGAAGGGCCCTGTCAGGGCGGGCCAGCCCAGTGCCTGCCCCCTCCTCAGGGCTCCATGCTGCCGTCCGACTCAAGGCCTGCAGCCTGGCCGCCAGTGAAGGCCTCTCAAGTGCCCAGCCCAACGGACCGCCTGAGGCAGAGCCACGGCCTCCCCAGTCCCCTGCCTCAACGGCCAGTTTCATCTTCTCCAAGGGCACTAGGAAGCTGCAGCTGGAGCGGCCCGTGTCCCCTGAGACCCAGGCTGACCTCCAGCGGAATCTGGTGGCAGAACTCCGGAGCATCTCAGAGCAGCGGCCACCCCAGGCCCCAAAGAAGTCACCTAAGGCTCCCCCACCTGTGGCCCGCAAGCCGTCTGTGGGAGTCCCCCCACCCGCCTCCCCCAGTTACCCTCGAGCTGAGCCCCTTACTGCTCCTCCCACCAATGGGCTCCCTCACACCCAGGACAGGACTAAGAGGGAGCTGGCAGAGAATGGAGGTGTCCTGCAGCTGGTGGGCCCAGAGGAGAAGATgggcctcccgggctcag ACTCACAGAAAGAGCTGGCCTGA